A part of Marinomonas rhizomae genomic DNA contains:
- a CDS encoding LysR family transcriptional regulator, whose protein sequence is MDFNDIYYFYLTAENGGFTAAERVSGITKSLLSRRVAQLEDKLGIQLIQRNSRKFTLTDAGLQLYEGAANMVAEGQSAYESVALLQSVPSGVVRVSCPVLLAQHHFSVFLPEFMKKYPKVSVYLDATDRDVQVLEERIDIALRTRGAIVNEAGVVAKKLATSKMILVASPQFINEFGMPNHPSQLSKMPTLTETFGKQESLHQWDLLGPDSSICLVQHHPRLVCLNRGLLLSSALQGVGVGLVPEIVASEDLESGDLVRVLPDWTTKVSIVQAVYSSRKSMTPAVRVFLDSLMHYFSEVVKVSRFH, encoded by the coding sequence ATGGATTTTAACGATATCTACTATTTTTACCTGACCGCCGAAAATGGTGGTTTCACCGCTGCCGAGCGTGTGTCAGGGATCACAAAGTCTTTATTGAGTCGCCGAGTTGCTCAGCTAGAAGACAAGCTGGGAATCCAATTGATTCAGCGTAATAGCCGAAAATTCACCTTAACCGATGCAGGGCTGCAGTTGTACGAAGGCGCTGCAAATATGGTGGCGGAAGGGCAATCTGCTTACGAGTCTGTTGCATTATTACAGTCAGTGCCTTCGGGTGTGGTTCGAGTGAGTTGCCCTGTGCTATTGGCACAGCATCACTTTTCTGTTTTCCTGCCTGAATTCATGAAAAAGTATCCCAAGGTATCTGTTTATCTGGATGCAACAGATAGGGATGTTCAGGTACTAGAGGAGCGGATTGATATTGCCTTACGAACACGCGGCGCAATTGTAAACGAAGCCGGTGTTGTCGCTAAAAAACTGGCCACAAGTAAGATGATTTTGGTGGCCAGCCCTCAGTTTATTAATGAATTTGGCATGCCTAATCATCCAAGTCAGCTGTCTAAAATGCCGACATTGACAGAGACTTTTGGTAAGCAGGAGTCTTTACATCAGTGGGATTTACTTGGCCCAGATAGCTCTATCTGTTTGGTTCAGCATCACCCAAGGCTGGTGTGTCTGAATCGAGGCTTGTTACTTAGTTCTGCTTTACAGGGCGTTGGGGTTGGCTTGGTTCCGGAGATCGTGGCGAGTGAGGATTTAGAATCGGGGGATTTAGTGCGCGTTCTACCTGACTGGACGACAAAGGTAAGTATTGTTCAGGCCGTGTATTCCAGCAGAAAGAGCATGACACCTGCGGTTAGAGTATTTTTAGACAGCTTGATGCACTACTTTTCAGAGGTCGTAAAAGTCAGTCGTTTTCATTGA